Proteins co-encoded in one Medicago truncatula cultivar Jemalong A17 chromosome 8, MtrunA17r5.0-ANR, whole genome shotgun sequence genomic window:
- the LOC25501192 gene encoding protein ROOT INITIATION DEFECTIVE 3, producing the protein MYEIILTSSPEGPMIAFDASTGATVALFTGSRSPCRGLMVTSQGFIAASHVSSNTGTGSIHIYNWHTPTVFQNIPLPEPVAPLAATLDGDFLFAGGVSGSIHSLSLPSGDIIKTCTPYSKPVSSLHLSDDGSLLISGNNDGTIVVIPSFKLVDDSSTCSDPILHKWKAHSDSVTCFNSGICIHTCTFVSCSMDCTCKFWSLSNGITLMRTVTFPCAIFGLVMDSTESGFYAGGSDGFVYKGLMKVGNRKMLEKGKAYELVNLGNKTKSHDGSIMSLVLVNEGRNLVSASEDGSVWMWDVEKGEVIMVLGNDQILGRRSTRSIGDMIVVKGSNVTKGNASSKGGAISGFSSSGLSDEEVIKTLMKITELGNVMDVAVHDKRRAIDMLESAIAMYERLLRLILKEVTKAIEEADHEDEDLDNKGKKDEN; encoded by the exons ATGTATGAGATAATCCTAACCAGTTCACCAGAAGGTCCCATGATAGCATTTGATGCTTCCACCGGTGCCACGGTTGCGCTGTTCACTGGTAGCCGGTCACCATGTCGCGGTCTCATGGTGACAAGCCAAGGATTCATTGCAGCTTCCCATGTGTCCTCGAACACAGGGACGGGCTCGATCCATATTTACAATTGGCACACTCCAACGGTCTTCCAAAACATCCCTCTCCCCGAACCTGTGGCTCCACTAGCCGCCACCTTGGATGGTGACTTTCTCTTTGCAGGTGGCGTGTCGGGGAGTATCCACTCCTTGTCACTCCCTTCCGGagatatcatcaaaacatgCACTCCTTACTCGAAACCTGTTTCGAGTCTCCATCTTAGTGATGATGGGTCACTATTGATTTCAG GTAACAATGATGGCACTATTGTTGTGATCCCATCATTTAAGCTTGTTGATGATTCCTCTACTTGTAGTGACCCAATCTTACACAAATGGAAGGCTCATTCTGATTCAGTGACATGTTTCAACTCTGGAATTTGCATTCATACTTGTACATTTGTTTCTTGTTCCATGGACTGCACGTGTAAGTTTTGGAGTTTATCGAATGGGATAACTCTAATGCGAACCGTGACATTTCCATGTGCCATTTTTGGGCTTGTTATGGATTCAACAGAGTCAGGTTTCTATGCTGGTGGTTCAGATGGGTTTGTTTATAAAGGGTTAATGAAAGTTGGGAATAGAAAAATGTTAGAAAAAGGAAAAGCGTATGAATTGGTTAATTTgggtaacaaaacaaaaagccATGATGGGTCAATTATGTCTTTGGTTTTGGTGAATGAAGGGAGGAATTTGGTGTCTGCTTCAGAAGATGGGAGTGTTTGGATGTGGGATGTTGAGAAAGGTGAAGTCATTATGGTTTTGGGGAATGATCAAATATTAGGAAGAAGATCAACAAGAAGCATTGGTGATATGATAGTGGTCAAAGGGAGTAATGTTACAAAGGGAAATGCTAGTAGTAAAGGGGGTGCTATAAGTGGTTTTAGTTCTTCTGGATTATCTGATGAAGAGGTGATTAAGactttgatgaaaatcacagaGCTTGGAAATGTGATGGATGTGGCAGTTCATGACAAGAGAAGAGCCATTGATATGCTTGAATCTGCTATTGCAATGTATGAGAGGCTATTGAGGCTTATTCTTAAGGAAGTCACCAAAGCAATTGAAGAGGCAGATCATGAGGATGAAGACTTGGATAACAAAGGGAAAAAAGATGAGAAttaa
- the LOC25501193 gene encoding 50S ribosomal protein L13, chloroplastic produces the protein MSLLCGSPSVTFPSSSSFSHHKNSTSKSSFLSSQLPLSNLSLSSSSIRSPSFIVHSQQETSIVAEEEDPRFICVEPEPRFQGPDIWNTTWYPKASDHVNTEKTWYIVDATDKILGRLASTIANHIRGKNLVTYTPSVDMGSFVIVINAEKVAVSGKKRTQKLYRRHSGRPGGMTVETFDQLQNRIPERIIEHAVRGMLPKGRLGRTLFTRLKVYSGPDHPHEAQQPIDLPIRDKRIQLQR, from the exons ATGTCCTTGCTGTGTGGTTCACCATCAGTGACGTtcccttcatcttcttcattctctCATCACAAGAATTCAACTTCTAAatcttcctttctttcttctcaaTTACCACTTTCAAACCTTTCattatcatcttcttcaattcgttctccatctttcattgtccATTCTCAGCAGGAAACTTCCATTGTCGCAGAAGAAGAAGATCCTCGTTTCATCTGTGTTGAACCTGAGCCCCGCTTTCAAGGCCCG GACATTTGGAACACAACCTGGTATCCAAAAGCTTCGGATCATGTCAATACAGAGAAAACGTGGTATATTGTTGATGCTACAGATAAAATTCTTGGAAGACTAGCATCAACAATTGCTAATCACATCCGAGGGAAAAATTTAGTGACTTATACACCCAGTGTGGACATGGGTTCATTTGTAATTGTG ATAAATGCAGAAAAGGTTGCTGTCAGTGGGAAAAAGAGGACCCAGAAGCTTTATCGGCGGCACTCAGGTCGACCTGGTGGTATGACAGTCGAGACATTTGACCAGCTGCAGAACAGAATTCCTGAAAGAATTATTGAACATGCTGTTCGTGGCATGCTTCCAAAAGGGAGG CTTGGCAGGACTCTATTCACACGTCTGAAGGTTTATAGCGGCCCAGATCATCCACATGAAGCGCAGCAGCCCATTGATTTGCCAATTAGGGATAAGAGAATACAGTTGCAGAGATAA